A region from the Streptomyces lydicus genome encodes:
- a CDS encoding site-specific integrase, whose translation MTTTVSAHANHALAPGGSPGRIRALAAQQRFPARTVPASWPGTERSRAEAARLLSRPPYTLKNAGSELHHKHGIVIVLDWLEEQPGQTWQERWQASGIEQAGAAWRPVIKQWLHERGLKAAWRMPVVGRALTTVISAELLRPSVDWLAAGASRQGVLVRSMAHSRDPDGFERLRELGAQAQGVRPGAVSTTLCRSALILAAKGGTLADITVGDVLELLETQAVVLKRAMVGTEVFYRLLHRLGALGEDAPQNLREVRNQGQRTPEQLIDRYGLTCRPIRDLLVDYLRERQPALDYNSLRSLSYHLGKCFWQDIEHHHPDTDSLRLAPDVIGQWKQRIRTKDKTVTGPEGRRMSAKVERLNHRDTLTQVRAFYLDIAQWALEDPGRWGPWVAPSPVRADEVEHRKVQRRRKARMDARTRERLPVLPILVNSVDQRRRDAAAVLEAARHTSPGEAFTAAGQQLVRAVVPHGTAGRIWAEDPQTGKRRDLGLEDERAFWTWAAVEVLRATGIRIEELLELSHHSLVQYRLPTTGELVPLLQIVPSKTDTERLLLVSPELADVLSAIICRARDSTGAVPLVRSWDRRECAWQAPAPLLFQRRISGEDRAFTDETVRTMLDQALIATGLTDTTGDPLRYTPHDFRRLFVTDAIMNGLPPHIAQVICGHKSIDTTIGYKAVYPTETIEAHRAFIARRRSTRPSEEYRTPTEEEWDAFLAHFEKRKVSIGTCARAFGIQRVHEHACVRCSLLRPDPAQRARLAEIRDNLIARIAEAETEGWLGEVEGLQVSLAGAEEKLSQLDRGHGQHTAVDLGIPTMRGDR comes from the coding sequence GTGACCACCACCGTGTCGGCACACGCGAACCACGCACTGGCTCCCGGGGGTTCACCTGGGCGTATTCGCGCGCTGGCGGCCCAGCAGCGTTTCCCCGCCCGGACCGTTCCTGCCAGCTGGCCGGGCACCGAGCGCTCACGCGCCGAGGCGGCCCGATTGCTGTCCCGTCCGCCCTACACGCTGAAGAACGCCGGCAGCGAACTGCATCACAAGCACGGCATCGTCATAGTGCTGGACTGGCTGGAAGAGCAGCCCGGACAGACCTGGCAGGAACGGTGGCAGGCCAGTGGCATCGAGCAAGCCGGTGCCGCCTGGCGGCCGGTGATCAAGCAGTGGCTGCACGAGCGCGGTCTGAAGGCAGCCTGGCGCATGCCGGTGGTCGGCCGGGCCCTGACGACGGTGATCAGCGCTGAGTTGCTGCGGCCCTCGGTGGACTGGCTGGCCGCCGGAGCCAGCCGTCAAGGAGTGCTGGTCCGCTCCATGGCACACAGTCGAGACCCCGACGGATTTGAGCGCCTGCGGGAGCTCGGCGCTCAGGCCCAGGGCGTGCGGCCAGGAGCCGTCAGCACGACGCTCTGCCGCAGCGCCCTCATCCTCGCGGCGAAGGGCGGCACGCTGGCCGACATCACCGTCGGTGACGTCCTGGAACTCCTCGAGACCCAAGCAGTAGTGCTCAAGCGGGCAATGGTGGGGACCGAGGTGTTCTACCGCCTGCTGCACCGGCTCGGAGCCCTCGGAGAGGACGCCCCGCAGAATCTGCGCGAGGTCCGCAACCAAGGACAGCGGACGCCGGAGCAGCTGATCGATCGCTACGGACTGACCTGCCGTCCTATCCGTGACCTGCTGGTGGACTATCTCCGGGAACGCCAGCCCGCACTGGACTACAACAGCCTGAGGTCCCTCTCCTACCACCTCGGCAAGTGTTTCTGGCAGGACATCGAGCACCACCATCCCGATACCGACAGCCTCCGCCTCGCCCCGGACGTCATCGGCCAGTGGAAGCAGAGGATTCGCACGAAGGACAAGACCGTCACCGGTCCTGAGGGCCGGCGTATGAGCGCAAAGGTCGAGAGGCTCAACCACCGGGACACGCTCACCCAGGTGCGGGCCTTCTACCTCGATATCGCCCAGTGGGCACTGGAGGATCCCGGCCGCTGGGGCCCGTGGGTGGCACCGAGCCCGGTGAGGGCTGACGAGGTGGAACACCGCAAAGTACAACGACGGCGCAAGGCGCGGATGGACGCCCGCACCCGGGAGCGCCTGCCGGTGCTGCCGATTCTTGTCAACTCGGTTGATCAGCGTCGCAGGGATGCCGCCGCGGTACTGGAAGCCGCCCGGCACACCAGCCCTGGCGAGGCGTTCACCGCTGCTGGTCAGCAACTCGTACGCGCGGTCGTTCCCCATGGAACGGCCGGCCGGATCTGGGCCGAGGACCCACAGACCGGCAAACGCCGCGATCTGGGACTTGAGGACGAGCGGGCCTTCTGGACCTGGGCCGCAGTCGAGGTCCTGCGGGCCACCGGTATCCGCATCGAGGAACTACTCGAGCTCAGCCACCACAGCCTGGTCCAATACCGTCTGCCCACCACCGGAGAACTCGTCCCCCTCCTACAGATCGTCCCGTCCAAGACGGATACCGAGCGCCTGCTTCTGGTCAGCCCCGAGCTCGCCGACGTCCTGAGCGCGATAATCTGCCGAGCCCGGGACAGCACCGGCGCGGTTCCCCTGGTCCGTTCCTGGGACCGCCGCGAGTGCGCGTGGCAGGCGCCGGCCCCGTTGCTGTTCCAACGGCGCATCTCCGGCGAGGACCGTGCGTTCACCGACGAGACCGTTCGCACAATGCTGGACCAGGCCCTCATTGCCACGGGCCTGACCGACACCACCGGCGACCCACTGCGCTACACACCGCACGACTTCCGCCGGCTCTTCGTCACCGACGCCATCATGAACGGCCTGCCCCCGCACATCGCCCAGGTGATCTGCGGGCACAAGAGCATCGACACCACGATCGGATACAAAGCGGTCTATCCCACCGAAACGATCGAGGCCCACCGGGCATTCATCGCCCGCCGTCGATCCACCCGCCCCAGCGAGGAGTACCGGACCCCGACCGAAGAGGAGTGGGACGCCTTCCTCGCGCACTTCGAGAAGCGGAAGGTGTCCATCGGCACCTGCGCACGGGCCTTCGGGATCCAGCGCGTTCATGAGCACGCTTGCGTCAGATGCTCGCTCCTTCGACCTGACCCGGCCCAGCGGGCGCGGCTTGCCGAGATCCGTGACAACTTGATCGCCCGAATCGCCGAAGCCGAGACGGAAGGCTGGCTCGGCGAGGTGGAGGGTCTCCAGGTCAGCCTGGCTGGCGCCGAGGAGAAGCTCAGCCAACTCGACCGGGGCCACGGGCAGCATACGGCCGTGGACCTTGGCATCCCCACCATGCGTGGTGATCGATGA
- a CDS encoding DUF5655 domain-containing protein has translation MSQAVSYLSWLESAHHEFEALVQRVLGAEAAESINWRRPRMVCIAAGFSHHDRVAVQRLPERIDLVRYRIFEGGLLSLLLVDSSPGFPTAASSRRSRETVVGSAPAPVTPPPAGAGFVPECLQDLYAELDDALTAWGEVEVAPLRHYTAYRRLVNVASVIFRPKHEAILVYLRLDPDTVTLEQGFTRDMRGIGHLGTGDLEVRISSASDLERAGPLIRQAFEAA, from the coding sequence CTGTCGCAGGCCGTCTCCTATCTGTCCTGGCTGGAATCGGCGCACCACGAGTTCGAGGCGCTTGTCCAGAGGGTGCTGGGCGCAGAGGCCGCCGAGTCGATCAACTGGCGTCGTCCGCGGATGGTCTGCATCGCGGCCGGCTTCTCCCATCACGACCGCGTGGCCGTGCAGCGGCTGCCCGAGCGGATCGACCTGGTGCGCTACCGGATCTTCGAGGGGGGCCTGCTGAGCCTGCTGCTCGTTGACTCCTCGCCCGGCTTCCCGACCGCCGCTTCGTCTCGGCGAAGCCGAGAAACGGTGGTCGGCAGCGCGCCAGCACCGGTGACTCCTCCGCCGGCGGGTGCCGGCTTCGTTCCGGAGTGCCTACAGGACCTGTACGCGGAGCTGGACGACGCTCTGACGGCGTGGGGCGAGGTCGAGGTGGCCCCTCTGCGGCACTACACAGCCTACCGGCGGTTGGTGAACGTGGCGTCGGTGATCTTCCGTCCGAAGCACGAGGCGATCTTGGTCTATCTCAGACTCGACCCGGACACCGTCACGCTGGAGCAGGGCTTCACCCGGGACATGCGCGGCATCGGACACCTCGGAACCGGGGACCTGGAGGTACGCATCTCCTCGGCGTCCGACTTGGAGAGGGCGGGCCCGCTGATCCGGCAGGCGTTCGAAGCGGCCTAA
- a CDS encoding MFS transporter has translation MNLLFMGGVIGYFLVFTIYLQTGLGFSAMRSGLTNIPWGLLVPVFAGVAAAALAPKLGRPVLQTGLALDIIAMFALMFTVHQGNGTSLTLIPALAIGGIGMGLVVAPLLDFTLADVPVNDAGSASGLYNTIQQIGGAIGIAGLGAFFFSHTGRAIPSPATYNPALQHTLWLPIAAFASALAATLLMPQRAAHHSDIA, from the coding sequence GTGAACCTGCTGTTCATGGGCGGCGTCATCGGCTACTTCCTGGTCTTCACCATCTACCTCCAGACCGGCCTCGGCTTCTCCGCGATGCGTTCCGGGCTGACCAACATTCCCTGGGGCCTGCTGGTCCCCGTCTTCGCCGGCGTCGCTGCAGCCGCACTGGCGCCCAAACTCGGTCGCCCCGTCCTGCAGACCGGCCTGGCCCTCGACATCATCGCGATGTTCGCCCTGATGTTCACCGTCCACCAGGGCAACGGCACCTCCCTCACGCTCATCCCCGCTCTCGCCATCGGCGGCATCGGAATGGGCCTGGTCGTCGCCCCACTCCTCGACTTCACCCTCGCCGACGTCCCCGTCAACGACGCCGGCTCCGCCTCCGGCCTGTACAACACCATCCAGCAGATCGGCGGCGCGATCGGCATCGCGGGCCTGGGCGCGTTCTTCTTCAGCCACACCGGCCGCGCCATCCCCAGCCCCGCCACCTACAACCCCGCCCTCCAGCACACCCTGTGGCTGCCCATCGCCGCCTTCGCGTCCGCCCTGGCCGCCACCCTCCTCATGCCCCAGCGCGCCGCCCACCACAGCGACATCGCCTGA
- a CDS encoding tyrosine-type recombinase/integrase: MEASRDLAALSFPLIGELVAMDDPWDPFRLIDPAGQPIEGACAFLRDLQGAGRSAATARSYGMDLLRWFRFLWAVEVPWDRASRLEARDFSRWLQIAGQPRRPHWRRPSEVGRWAAGGKPYAASVRAHSETVLRSFYDFHRDIGTGPLLNPFPLDRSRRGQRAYAHRNPMDLPRNERAGLYRPRVPKRVPRSVPDEEFNEIFARLPSHRDRALVAFYISTGARASELLSTWQAGVDPGRQLISVVRKGTREVQELPASTDAFVWLRLYQVEMDDAIPRGRRLPLWWTLRSPSRPLTYHAVHRMFERANIKAGTSATLHALRHTAAYRMAEDPSLPLTDVQFVLGHAQLTTTQLYLTPRKEVVIRRLLAHHAAQTRQAAACIAPPPAADYRPESLDVLFGAGAR, translated from the coding sequence ATGGAGGCATCGAGAGATCTGGCAGCCCTTTCCTTTCCACTGATCGGTGAGCTGGTGGCCATGGACGATCCGTGGGATCCATTCCGGCTCATCGACCCAGCCGGGCAACCGATCGAGGGAGCTTGCGCCTTCCTGCGCGATCTGCAGGGGGCCGGTCGTTCGGCGGCGACGGCCCGTTCCTACGGGATGGATCTGCTGCGCTGGTTCCGCTTCTTGTGGGCTGTCGAGGTGCCATGGGACCGGGCAAGTCGGCTCGAGGCGAGGGACTTCTCCCGCTGGCTTCAGATCGCGGGCCAGCCGAGGCGTCCGCACTGGCGGCGGCCGAGTGAGGTGGGCCGGTGGGCCGCGGGCGGGAAGCCGTACGCGGCGTCGGTGCGAGCGCACAGCGAGACGGTGCTGCGGAGCTTCTACGACTTCCACCGCGACATCGGAACCGGGCCGCTCCTCAACCCGTTCCCGTTGGACCGATCACGTCGAGGCCAGCGGGCGTACGCCCACCGCAACCCGATGGACCTGCCCCGCAACGAACGCGCCGGGCTCTACCGGCCAAGAGTGCCCAAGCGGGTGCCCCGCAGCGTCCCGGACGAGGAGTTCAACGAGATCTTCGCCCGGCTCCCGTCGCACCGGGACCGGGCCCTGGTCGCCTTCTACATCTCCACCGGCGCCCGGGCCAGCGAACTGCTCAGCACATGGCAGGCTGGCGTCGATCCGGGGCGCCAGCTGATTTCGGTGGTACGCAAGGGCACGCGGGAAGTCCAGGAACTCCCTGCCTCGACCGACGCGTTCGTCTGGCTGCGGCTCTACCAGGTGGAGATGGACGATGCGATCCCACGGGGGCGGCGCCTCCCTCTCTGGTGGACTTTGCGCTCGCCGTCGAGACCGCTGACCTACCACGCGGTTCACCGCATGTTCGAGCGGGCCAACATCAAGGCCGGGACCTCTGCGACGCTGCACGCGCTGCGGCACACCGCCGCCTACCGCATGGCCGAGGATCCCAGCCTGCCCCTCACTGATGTCCAATTCGTCCTCGGTCACGCTCAGTTGACCACGACACAGCTTTACCTCACGCCCCGCAAGGAGGTGGTGATCCGGCGGCTGCTGGCCCACCATGCCGCCCAGACACGGCAGGCAGCCGCCTGCATCGCACCCCCTCCCGCAGCCGACTACCGGCCGGAGAGCCTCGATGTGCTGTTCGGGGCCGGTGCTCGGTGA
- a CDS encoding FAD-dependent oxidoreductase, translated as MHVIIMGAGTGGLALAHGLTRAGISCAVFERDRTRGGGLQGYRVGIDHDGSRALSRLLPPPLFDTFTATCTRTPDRFNIFTEKYQEVLSLSGFARASADGAGAERSVSRMTLRQVLLTGLEDLVHFDKVFTRYDNNPDGTVTAHFEDGTSTTGDVLIAADGTNSRVRRQYLPHARLKDTGVIALGGKVPLTDQTRALLTDRTIDGVNIVQAPGGYSQVIHVMQFPWDTDGAPKSGIGASDAELINHWPGLQFDNTRDYIGIGINAAAHKVPADVLQMDGHQVHALFRKLTRAWDPRLRKLAELVDPSTCFPINIRTSVPIEQWPASNITLIGDAIHTMTPGRGVGANTALRDAELLCRNLTAHRDGTMSLLDAVGDYETQMTDYGFDAVKKSLAQMRGTDPIHKPVIGRAVLAGTRTAMRAVNHLPPLKRKMTASMQAYRGHDRDQ; from the coding sequence ATGCACGTGATCATCATGGGTGCCGGCACCGGCGGCCTTGCCCTGGCCCACGGCCTCACACGCGCCGGGATCAGCTGTGCGGTCTTCGAGCGAGACCGCACCCGTGGCGGCGGCCTGCAGGGCTACCGGGTCGGCATCGACCACGACGGCAGCCGCGCCCTGTCCCGCCTGCTGCCCCCGCCGCTGTTCGACACGTTCACCGCCACCTGCACCCGCACTCCAGACCGCTTCAACATCTTCACCGAGAAATACCAGGAGGTGCTGTCGCTGAGCGGCTTCGCCCGCGCCAGCGCCGACGGCGCCGGCGCCGAGCGCTCCGTGTCCCGCATGACCCTGCGCCAGGTCCTGCTCACCGGCCTGGAAGACCTGGTGCACTTCGACAAGGTCTTCACCCGCTACGACAACAACCCCGACGGCACGGTCACCGCGCACTTCGAGGACGGCACCTCGACCACCGGCGACGTGCTGATCGCCGCGGACGGCACCAACTCCCGGGTCCGCCGCCAGTACCTGCCCCACGCCCGGCTCAAGGACACCGGGGTGATCGCACTCGGCGGCAAGGTGCCGCTCACCGACCAGACCCGTGCCCTGCTGACTGACAGGACGATCGACGGCGTCAACATCGTCCAGGCCCCGGGCGGCTACTCCCAGGTCATCCACGTCATGCAGTTCCCCTGGGACACCGACGGCGCACCCAAGAGCGGCATCGGCGCCAGCGACGCCGAGCTCATCAACCACTGGCCCGGCCTGCAGTTCGACAATACGCGCGACTACATCGGGATCGGCATCAACGCCGCCGCCCACAAAGTCCCCGCCGACGTGCTGCAGATGGACGGGCACCAGGTCCACGCCCTGTTCCGGAAGCTGACCCGGGCCTGGGACCCGCGCCTGCGCAAACTCGCCGAGCTCGTCGACCCCTCCACCTGCTTCCCGATCAACATCCGCACCTCGGTGCCGATCGAGCAATGGCCCGCCAGCAACATCACCCTGATCGGCGACGCCATCCACACCATGACCCCAGGCCGCGGGGTCGGCGCCAACACCGCGCTGCGCGACGCGGAACTGCTGTGCCGCAACCTGACCGCCCACCGCGACGGCACAATGAGCCTCTTGGACGCCGTCGGCGACTACGAGACCCAGATGACCGACTACGGCTTCGACGCCGTCAAAAAGTCCCTGGCCCAGATGCGCGGCACCGACCCCATCCACAAACCCGTCATCGGCCGCGCCGTACTCGCGGGCACGCGCACCGCCATGCGCGCCGTCAACCATCTGCCCCCGCTCAAGCGCAAGATGACCGCCTCCATGCAGGCCTACCGAGGACACGACCGCGACCAGTAA
- a CDS encoding IS5 family transposase, with translation MGRGTWSWIVPDGLWEIAKPLIPPSKVRSQGGGTQDTPDETVFAAIIYVLVSGCSWRALPPCFGISKSTAHHRFLIWSRAGVWGRPHESDPAPARRCQLDRRLPRGPGLSPRQGQKGGELTGPSPADRGKPGSKMHILSDANGLPLAIGVSAGNTHDSQGLKPMVECHQTRHDPHRGRHFKPERLHADKAYDRPDLRKWLRGKRIGVRIARKGIESSERLGRRRWVIERTMSWLSGYRRLSPRYERHHRNYLAFLGLAAAICCYKRYVRLTT, from the coding sequence ATGGGGCGGGGTACGTGGAGTTGGATTGTTCCGGACGGTCTGTGGGAGATCGCGAAGCCGTTGATCCCGCCGTCGAAGGTGCGGTCGCAGGGTGGTGGGACCCAGGACACGCCTGATGAAACGGTGTTCGCGGCCATCATCTACGTGCTGGTCAGTGGCTGTTCCTGGCGTGCGTTGCCGCCATGCTTCGGGATATCGAAGTCGACCGCCCACCACCGGTTTCTGATCTGGTCGCGGGCCGGCGTGTGGGGCCGGCCGCACGAAAGCGATCCTGCACCGGCTCGACGATGCCAGCTTGATCGACGTCTCCCGCGTGGTCCTGGACTCAGCCCACGTCAGGGCCAAAAAGGGGGCGAACTCACAGGTCCGAGCCCCGCGGACCGGGGCAAGCCGGGGTCCAAGATGCACATCCTGTCGGACGCGAACGGACTGCCCCTGGCCATCGGCGTCTCGGCGGGGAACACCCACGACAGCCAAGGGCTGAAGCCGATGGTCGAGTGTCACCAAACGAGACACGACCCTCACCGCGGCCGCCACTTCAAACCCGAGCGCCTGCACGCCGACAAGGCGTATGACAGACCCGACCTGCGGAAATGGCTGCGTGGTAAGCGGATCGGAGTGCGCATCGCCCGCAAGGGCATCGAGTCCAGCGAACGGTTAGGGCGGCGTCGATGGGTGATCGAACGCACCATGTCGTGGCTGTCGGGCTACCGCAGACTCAGCCCCCGCTACGAACGCCACCACCGCAACTACCTGGCCTTTCTCGGACTCGCCGCCGCCATCTGCTGCTACAAGCGATACGTCCGCCTCACCACATAG
- a CDS encoding aminoglycoside phosphotransferase family protein, giving the protein MTDTEIEITADLVRDLLQEQHPDLAGLAIREVAGGWGNQMWRLGDELAVRMQRMDPTPELQLKERRWLPVLAPRLPLTVPLPVRFGDPSERFPKHWTVMTWVPGEPLDHGSISRGDHAADTLAGFLRALHVEAPAEAPISTDFGAHPRNCTDGFENFFQAVVPDDIAADVRAVWDDAVAADAWEGPPVWVHGDLHPANVVVSDGTLSGIVDFGAMFAGDPAWDLAAAWVLLPAGMASRFFDMYAHADEAAIRRARGLAAMKSLFLMLMGQNGDRGLPGGKPHWGPAGRAALDRVLKGV; this is encoded by the coding sequence ATGACCGACACCGAGATCGAGATCACCGCCGACCTGGTTCGCGACCTGCTGCAGGAGCAACATCCAGACCTTGCAGGGCTGGCCATCCGGGAGGTGGCGGGCGGCTGGGGCAACCAAATGTGGCGTCTCGGGGATGAGTTGGCTGTGCGCATGCAGCGCATGGACCCCACTCCGGAGCTCCAGCTGAAGGAGCGGCGGTGGCTACCGGTGCTGGCCCCGCGCTTGCCGCTCACGGTGCCGCTCCCAGTGCGGTTCGGTGACCCGTCCGAGCGCTTTCCCAAGCACTGGACCGTGATGACGTGGGTTCCCGGCGAGCCGCTGGACCATGGCTCGATCAGCCGCGGCGACCACGCGGCCGACACGCTGGCGGGCTTCCTCCGGGCGCTCCATGTGGAGGCGCCCGCCGAGGCACCGATCTCCACGGACTTCGGTGCCCATCCCAGGAACTGCACGGACGGCTTCGAGAACTTCTTCCAGGCCGTTGTCCCCGACGACATCGCTGCTGACGTCCGGGCCGTCTGGGACGATGCCGTTGCGGCCGATGCGTGGGAGGGCCCGCCGGTGTGGGTGCACGGCGACCTCCATCCCGCGAACGTTGTTGTCTCGGACGGAACGCTCTCGGGCATCGTCGATTTCGGTGCCATGTTCGCCGGCGACCCCGCGTGGGACCTCGCCGCCGCATGGGTGCTGCTACCTGCGGGCATGGCCTCACGGTTCTTCGACATGTACGCGCATGCAGACGAGGCGGCGATCCGGCGCGCCCGCGGGCTGGCTGCTATGAAGAGCCTGTTCCTGATGCTCATGGGACAGAACGGAGATCGTGGCCTTCCCGGCGGCAAGCCGCACTGGGGACCTGCAGGCCGGGCGGCACTTGACCGTGTTCTTAAGGGCGTTTGA
- a CDS encoding MarR family winged helix-turn-helix transcriptional regulator, producing MSSEQEPIKSKLGKAVQSYQAAVDDFDRETARLMGVNETDLRCLEILLATEDIAPSALAAQLGLTTGSVTAMLDRLEKLGYLTRTPHPTDRRRTLVRATPEAAQRAFALLTPFVDDSAQQVFARYSAGQLELIADFLTFTRNIQEQYTQRLREMPSPHPARSGGRQAPGRRNATGARAQ from the coding sequence ATGTCAAGCGAACAGGAGCCGATCAAGTCGAAGCTGGGAAAAGCGGTGCAGAGCTACCAGGCCGCAGTCGACGACTTCGACCGCGAGACGGCCCGCCTGATGGGGGTCAACGAGACCGATCTGCGCTGCTTGGAGATCCTGCTGGCCACCGAGGACATCGCCCCCAGCGCGCTGGCCGCGCAGCTGGGCCTGACCACCGGCAGCGTCACCGCAATGCTCGACCGCCTGGAGAAGCTCGGCTACCTCACCCGCACCCCGCATCCCACCGACCGGCGCCGCACCCTGGTCCGCGCCACCCCCGAAGCCGCCCAGCGTGCTTTCGCCCTGCTCACCCCGTTCGTCGACGACTCGGCACAACAGGTCTTCGCCCGCTACAGCGCCGGACAGCTCGAACTCATCGCCGACTTCCTCACGTTCACCCGGAACATCCAGGAGCAGTACACCCAGCGCCTGCGCGAGATGCCTTCCCCCCACCCCGCCCGCTCCGGCGGCCGACAGGCCCCCGGTCGCCGGAACGCGACCGGTGCACGGGCGCAGTGA
- a CDS encoding IS701 family transposase — translation MRIGHRFGSADLRRRMRDYVRALLGPVGRKNGWQLAEHAGHRTPDGLQRLLNAATWNADDVRDDLQTYVADKLGEADGVLILDDTGFIKKGTTSAGVQRQYSGTAGRTENCQIGVFAAYATTRARALVDRELYLPKSWTDDRERCRAAKIPDERGFATKPELARAMVLRALASPLPIAWVTADAAYGQEWRFRRMLEEAAVGYVLAVPKSQPVPRFGRIDYLFSQAPDEAWEQRSCGDGAKGPRVYDWAAVQLPVIEDFDGERPTHHRWALARRSISRPDQIAYYLAYAPVGTSVDRLVRVAGRRWAIEECFQAAKNECGLDQYEVRRYVGWMRHITLAMLAHAFLAATAAQAAAKGDAETVPPWSRSPWQKSAGSWQLVPHTGPARHFASMR, via the coding sequence CTGCGCATCGGCCACCGTTTCGGCAGCGCCGACCTGCGACGCCGCATGCGTGACTACGTCCGCGCCCTGCTCGGCCCGGTCGGCCGCAAAAACGGCTGGCAACTGGCCGAACACGCAGGCCACCGCACCCCCGACGGCCTGCAACGACTACTGAACGCAGCCACCTGGAACGCCGACGATGTCCGCGACGACCTGCAGACATACGTGGCCGACAAGCTCGGCGAGGCCGACGGAGTCCTCATCCTCGACGACACCGGCTTCATCAAGAAGGGCACCACCTCCGCGGGGGTGCAGCGCCAGTACTCCGGCACCGCCGGCCGCACCGAGAACTGTCAGATCGGCGTCTTCGCCGCCTACGCCACCACCCGCGCACGCGCCCTGGTGGACCGCGAGCTGTATCTGCCCAAGTCCTGGACGGACGACCGTGAGCGCTGCCGCGCCGCCAAGATTCCTGATGAGAGGGGCTTCGCCACCAAACCAGAGCTGGCCAGGGCAATGGTGCTGCGCGCACTCGCTTCCCCGCTGCCGATCGCCTGGGTGACCGCGGATGCCGCCTACGGCCAGGAGTGGCGCTTTCGCCGGATGCTGGAAGAAGCCGCAGTCGGCTACGTGCTCGCCGTCCCCAAGTCCCAGCCGGTGCCCCGCTTCGGCCGGATCGACTATCTCTTCAGCCAGGCACCGGATGAGGCATGGGAGCAACGTTCGTGCGGCGACGGCGCCAAGGGCCCGCGCGTCTATGACTGGGCGGCCGTCCAGCTCCCGGTGATTGAGGACTTCGACGGTGAGCGGCCCACCCATCACCGCTGGGCGCTGGCCCGGCGCAGTATCAGCAGACCCGATCAGATCGCCTACTACCTCGCATACGCGCCGGTGGGCACCAGCGTCGACCGGCTCGTGCGCGTTGCCGGGCGCCGGTGGGCGATCGAGGAATGCTTCCAGGCCGCGAAGAACGAGTGCGGCCTGGACCAGTACGAAGTCCGCCGCTACGTCGGCTGGATGAGGCACATCACCCTGGCCATGCTCGCGCATGCCTTTCTCGCGGCCACAGCGGCACAGGCGGCGGCAAAGGGGGATGCAGAAACGGTTCCACCCTGGTCCCGCTCACCGTGGCAGAAGTCCGCCGGCTCCTGGCAACTGGTCCCGCACACCGGACCCGCACGCCACTTCGCATCCATGCGCTGA